The genomic stretch catttttatttacttttctgacagaaacagaaagctcACGTCGGGTTTATCACATAGCCGCTGCAAAATACATTCCCGTctactttcggtttcggttccgaGTGGTTTCGATTTTGAGTGAAAAAGGAAAGGTGGTTTCGAGGCGCGCAAATTGTCGGCCGAGCTCAGCTCTCCGTCTAGTTAACTTCTCCACCTATGCTCGAAACAATGGTTTTCGCAATTTCTTTTTGTTGGAGGGGGGGCGGGGCTATTACCGTTGTAGTGGTGAATATCTTGCAATAGTGTGGACGAAATCTTGCAAGCGCTTTCTAATTCtgtcaaaacagaaaaaaaaaaacacgcgagGTTGGCTGGACAGATTTCGGGGTGCAATtcggaaaattcaatttctcgagAGTTAAATTCGATAACAGTGACCAGAAGTCATGGCGAAATCTGTCCCGAGGCAAATAGCGTTGACATAATGTTTTGGACAAGTCGATTTTtgagacgattttttttttttttttcacgttggatgaaacaccctgtatatacctcAATGAGTGTCAACTAGATGATGACAAAGGATTAGGACCGAAAACAGCACTAAAATGTTCACGCTACAGTATTCTAAataactacccaagcagcacaacatcttggcaaACACTGACAAATATTGGatatattggaccaatattggcaatgcagGCCCAATACTGAACCATGATTGGGCCAGTATTgtcaatatcggtccaatatttcgccaagatgttgtgctgcttgggtatacaTACAAAAGGGGGAAATGCTGACGCTCACAAGATGAGCATTAGTGCGGTAAGTTCTTGGTACGCGAGTATACACCCTTCTCTCTCCGTTCGTTCTCAAACAAAAGGTTAAAATCTTACACCAGAGGGTCTGTCGCCGATGTAGGCGATGTTATGGCCCCAGATGTTACCGTGGTTCTAAACGCAGTAGAATCAAGCGTTGTCCCTGCGCTTGCACCAGCAGTTGACGTTCCTGTCATTAAACTTCGAGTTGGAGGCGAGAACTCGGTTCCCGGAGAAAATGTAATGTTTTGCCGAGAAAGTTTGGAACCCGAGAGTTCTGTGCCTTGTACGGTCGTTGCAAGCTGGTCTGTAGGCGCGGATTGGATAGTGGAGCGCGACAGCACTTGGTCAGTCGTTGCGGGTGAAAGAGGGGATAGCAAGTGAGCGGGAAATTGGACACGGGCGGCGGGCTGGACTGAACTGGGGTAGTAGCTATACACGTAGCCCGGAAGTCCTTGTGAAGTCGTAGGACCTTGTGGAGCTATGACTTGAGTAGCATCCGGTGGTACTCCGGGCGCGATCTGAGCTGGTTCGGGGCTGGTCCTGGCGGGGCTGTGCGGCGGGCTGTTCATCGGAGGGTCCCTCCATACTAGTCCTCTTTGATTCGATGCGGGAGCCAGCATGGTGTCTCGCGGTTGTCGCTGTCCTGGTGAGAACCACACTAGAAGGCGATACGCCAAGCCGAAGGCAGCgcaagtggaatatcttcttcttCTGGAATGACCATAGAATAGAATGACCGCCTGCTTCGTCGTCTTCTTCAGATTATGTTTTGGAAAAGTTTGGACAGTTTTATAATGCGTGTAACTGCATATTTTGACATTTCCTTGAATACATCTCACTTCTGTATGTAAAAACATATTTATCTAAGCTTCCAGTGAAAAAATCCGAAACCTAACATCTCTCGGCTATTTACTTACACGTATGAACATCCAAACAGACAGAAGAGACTAAGAAGCGAGCGACGCTGCCCTCAGGGATTTGAGCCTGGTCCGTactattgcgtttcaatgcgtCCGTCAACGTTGCGTCCGTCTACGAAACGACACAAGCCCCTTGGAAAGCGACGGACGCATACTCACCATACGCATACGTTCGCAAAGTTCACTTTTCGGACGGAGCGACGCGAGAAACGGCGGTCGTTGCCCCGGAAACCGTGCCGCCGCGTGCTCTTActacacttcacttcactacATGTATCGGCTatggcagacatgtacaagcactcaaaaatgtatttaagataagataataaatactgacgttagaatgtaattaagatagagtattaatacatgaaaattaacgtaattaagatagagtacgaaatacttcaaaaagtatttgaaatacaattaagctactatttatccttgaacgcaaaaagtcaccagtcactggtcaatgcggcatgtcgccgctatgtgacatgaagcACCTAATCCCCGCGTACTAcgcaagccgtccctgtgtgataggagtaatctaaacacaagtcccaactcccaaaaagatgacaaagggacaccacataactccactaagtatatgtgacccagaacaaagcaaacttctagcaggtccctgctcggcgaggtcagaattcggcgttaccgcgtcagggcacacataatagaaccctcactcgcaAAGGACTAGTACACACGGgccaagatctctaaatggagacttccaagaagggccaatgtccgggtctagAGTCACTATCCGGGTCACGTccaagggactcaggaaatttccactgaacaagcaagataatgaaaagacgagacacagaaagtttgagagggagatccaaaatatgtaattgaacctctgtatgcaataattaaggggataagtcaatttatcccctttttgctatttttgctgcaatgacatctacataccagtatgtacctgccaaagaaaatttaggaccctATTGCAAgttattggcccgctacaggaaggtaagaaatgggaaatgcatgtATGTCAATGGGACgcacaatcagatcaggccccttttctcggtttgggatttttcgacttatcccttTATTGCATACAAAGGTtcaattagagtattgagtagaaaataccataaaatgtattttaaatagagtacaaatacacaaaacaaaaagtattgagtagagtaccaaaataccgcaaattgtatttaaaatacagtattttaaatacaatactacaaatacgtacaagtctgggctATGGTGAGGTAGTCGGCTGTAAGCTGTTTCTCGTAGCGCAGCATCGCAAAAGTGCGGATGTGAATTGGAAACCCATTCGTCCGTCACACAGAAACCCTGACGGACAGACGTATCGAAACGCAATAGTTGCGGACCAGGCCCAAGGGGGTGTATAAATTCTCTGAGGCGTGTCACGTGTATCTGGTGACTTTTCCGGCTTTTTCGCGTTTTTTGgcagtttttattttattttataaaaACTGTGCGTTCcaacgttccaccatcatgtttgggtcaccagttgtagagagAGGAaagaggcgaccaggctctactgaggttgattgGTTTAATGACGggtaatggcgatgaaccgaaaacgacccaccaccaccaccaccaccaccaccaccaccgaaaacgaaagctcgggtcgcGCGCAGTGGTGCGCgcaaccgatggcggtgctggtgatgacgatgacgctgctgctacagggtgTTTGGCGCAAGATCCTCGTGGTGTGTTTGGGGATTCCTGGGAAAATCCCTTGTGTACTCTCAGCCGCTCAAGCACAATGCACACGTGACCATATTGACCTCCTATACAACACGGCGCCGTATAGCCCTAGCGCTTTCCTAAACGCTGCAATGTTGCTGCCCATGGGTCTCACGTGATTCAAACCCCAGCAGTTCTTGCGAGCTGAAATTACGCAAGCAGCGGTAGCGTTCCCAAGGGAAGTGGGATCTCCCACTCCTCAATCGCCCGGCTAAGATTTGTAAATCTTTTGctcttgatgatgatgaaaaggAGACATGACCACACACCAGATCACGACCAGAGTAAGAACTTCACTGCCTCGTGAATGGTCTGACCCTGAAGCCATATCTAGGGAAGAAGCgagagtttttttgttttttttttaattccgtgttagcgccgcgaagcaactgtagctatgagcggcgtacagacgtggacagatggagagatgacagcaggaaggagtgcgggacaaGGGGGTTtgaatgcgtcctgggccgacttcaggaagaactgtgccgacagtcgtctggaaagtcttcggaaaacccagggaaaacctcagacagcacagccggtgacaggattcgaacccgtgtcacctcccagtctcggcgtggaaagcgatcttcttaaccactgtgccacgggagctggtgagaTGTGCACAGCCTGTCATCCGAAGAGGTCTCCTGAATATGTCCCCCTCGAGTGTCAGGAAAAAACAGCCACACGATAGATGCAGCATTAGTAGGTCAGGAGCGCACGTTATCATTTTGTAGTGGAACCATATCGTGCTTGTATGGCGATGTGACTGGccttgtggggggggggggggggggggaacccgACAGTAGTCAAGCAGTTTCCAAAAATATTGCAGACTGTTCAGGAGCAGCTCCTGCTACGGAACCTACAGTGGAGAAACCAACGGATTCAACGATCTGGACGGTGGCAGAGTATACAGGGGCATAAATTCATGAAAAGGAAGCAAGCAGTCGTCGTTGAACGAACTCCACTTGGTGAATCCCTTCAGCGCGTAAAACCCCCAAGTTCATATGAGATCCAATCAGTTACTCTGTACTGGAAGGCGCTATACTAGATTGTTCAAAATATctaaatcaaaagaaaaaaatatacggAAGTAGACTGAAGATGAACACCACCTCTTCCCGGACGAAATCCTCGGCGCCTGGGCTACCTAAGGTCAAAATTGCAAGGCCACAATGTCCCTTCGCAAATTACAGGATGCTAGCAAGTTTGTTCCAAGGCTGTCGTTCCTGTATGTGTTGCTGCGTGTATGTTGAACACTGTTCTTAAAGCAAGTACGTTGGTACATTTAGAACATTTTATACCACACGAACGCTTTAGAACCTTTATTTTTTACTAAATATCGAGACTATTTTTGCTCACGATCTTTGTGGCTACTGTGCGGTTGGAGATTTCATTCACACATATACACGTATTTCTATCAACtgcaataaataaaaaagagcaTCTGTATGCTCTTTCCCAATTGACGGTCCGCAATGACAGTCTTTGGTGCTTCTTCCAGCTGTGAGGCCTGCTACAACCAGTCCAACTTGAGCGAGGCAGACTGGCGTGCTCAACGAACGTGGACGGTCTACACCTGAATTCGTGGCATGCGGCTCCGTACGCACTGGCACGCTTCCATTGGCATCAACTGTATTCCTGTTAGAGAGCTATTGACACAGGACCCgtcaacccaacccaacccattCAACCCAACAAAATTGTGAAGGTCAGCGGAGCAGGGTtcttgggggtttacgtcgcgagacaactgtgatctaCAGGGTTCTTGTGATAGCCCCCGGCTGGATTGTCTGGCACATGAAAGCAAGCACTCTGCCCGCCGATATGACTGCACGTTGCTCGGGAGAGATAGTCTTCCTGGGCAGAATCCTCGGGGAACGGCGCAGACAACACAGGTGATGCGGGGATGAATTCGAACCCATGTCACCTCGCAGTCTCCGTGTGGAAGGCGGTCATCTTGGTCCCTGAGCCACGGGAACCTTTGGGAGGCGTCAGTCGTATAAAGCTGGAAATAAACTTCCATTAATATACGTGACAGCGCAATTCCAAGGTGCTAGATCCGTGTTGCAGTCCGGTGCGAGCATGATGAGTCGATGGTTTTCTGTTGGCGTAGAGGAGGATAAGCCCGCTCCCGTGATCACGTCGTGGTCACGGCATGGAAAGCTCTGTCGATGCCATGAGGCCTCGTCCTTATACCGTGGCTTCAATCATGAATGTCAGACAGCACGCGTGAAATGATGTATACTGGAGGATATGCTATACTAAATCATTtcttccccacatcaccacaagcaatggggtagagcatcgccccccATTcttcatcaaataaagttgttgttgttgttgttgaccttCTGAGGAATCTTTGACATGAACCAAACTATACGTCAACAAACCCCAACCAGCGCAGCTACGAACAACGATTGCATTTAATTATGATGTTGGTTTAGGACAAAATGGTTGAGAGAAAGCCGAATGACTTGCCATTTTGCAAACTTTGCTCGAACCCTTTGGTGAGTCCCATAGATATCCAACGATGTTGACACATATTTACCTTGGTTATGGAGGAATACGAATAAAGCACGACAACCTTATTTCCCTGAACTGGAAATATTGTGGTTATACTTACGCGTTGTATCGTGCTAGACAAAGCGCGTTCGGAAAAGTCCACCTAACGAATGGCATGTCCCAAAACAATGCAGGAAAGCAAGGATGAACGGAGGAACCTTACAGAAATACTTACGTCTTTTCACGTCTTCTCCACACCCGTTGTCCGTTTTTGTTGGGAAACCTCATTGTCTCTACCCCTAACTCATGTGTACCGTGTTTCATGTTTCACAATATGCGTGGTATTTGCATTTGAGGTGTAAAATAAGTACCGACCCAGCATTCACTTGACTACTACATGGCAAACGTGAACAACGTGACAATTCTAAGCATATACGTATATCAGAAAGTGAGAGAGTGTTATAAATGCGTTACTTGTTACTGGGATTCCTAGGTCATCATCGTCAATATCGGCTGAAACAAATACAAGCAAGAAACAAATGCAAATGCAAGTAAGAAAGCTGGCAGGACAACAGTTGTTCAACCTAGCAATGCGAATATCTTGCGAATACGAATGTTTCTGCGCATTTGGAAAATTTTCAAATTTTGGAATTAAACGAAAAAAGCGTGGTGTCATAAAACACATTTATTGTTAGGGCAACACCCTCATGAAAGTAGACAGCGTAGACTCAAAACCAACAACCAATGGTCCTTGCTGGTATTCAGCATGTGCTGTCCTATTCGTTCGGTCCCTGTCcttcagacttgtacgtatttggagtattgaatttaaaatactgtattttaaatacaacttgcgatattttggtactctactcaatactttttgttttgtgtatttgtactctattcaAAATAAATTTTacggtattttctactcaatactcaatattttggatctccctctcaaactctgtctcgtctttccattatcttgcgtTTTCAGtcgaaatttcctgagtccctcggacttgacccggacactGGCTCTTCTTAGAAGTCTCCATTtcgagatcttgccccgtgtgtactaatccttggccagtgaacGTTCTATTATGTGGGCCCTGACGCAGTGACTCCGAATTCTGACCTCCGCCGAGCAgagacctgctagaagtttgctttgttctgggtcacatatacttagtggagttatgtggtatctctttgtcatctttttgggacctGTGTTTAGATGACTACTATCCCACAGCGGTGGCTAGCGTAGTATGCGGGGTTTAGGTATGCGGTTAGGCATGCACGGTATGTCACATGGCCGCGACTTGCAGCATtcaccagtgaccggtgacttttttcgttcaaggataaatagtatcttaattgtatttcaaatacttaattacattctaacgttagtatttattatcttatctcaAATACAtgtttgagtatcttgtacatgtctgctgtCCTTACATGACACCTCgaagtacagggtgggtgctataaaatGGCTTGAAATTTGTCAAGGCCGGTGTTTCTGCGCTGACTTTTGTGTGGAATTAGGAGGGCGCCGCACCAGGGTGAACTTAAAAATTCGTCGCGGTCGtataacaaaaaacaccctggataatttttttttacttataaATGGGAAACTATGCTACATTTGTGCGGAAATTTCGTTCCTTTAGCGCGTCCGCCAATTGCACTTTCTTCGGCGAAGTTTTCAATTTTTCCTAAAAGTACCAactttcgcattttttttataGCCTAACAGCTTAATTTTCTGGCGTCAAACTTTTTCGGTGGAATGCACTGGTAGACCcctacaaataaaaaatataacttaGCAATTTCTGCTCATGgtgttttcttttaaaaaaatgttgaaTTCGTTCGATTTTACGCCTCTTTCGCGGAAGCGTACCTCGCTATTTCTCCACTCGCAGAGACTGCAAATCTGATGATACCTAGTTTGAACTTTTCGGAAACGCGTTGAATTTTTTCTGATATGTAAAGCCGTTCACCCTCTGTGCCTGTTCAAACGCGTTACGGTTTTGGGTTCGGagcggaagttcgaagccccctAGCGGCAATTCCGTGCTGATCCCTAAAGAAATATTTCACACAGAACGTATGTACGTCAGTGAGAaggacttttttttcttttttctttttgtttcacgaaaattggcgatggtcgagccacgcgattgggacgtttgagctggaatgcCCCAGGGTTCTTCGTCACAGGGGCATCCAAAGGAGTAGCGCTGAGCCCGCTCACACGAACGCTCAGGAGATTCCTCAGTGCTGTTCTTAGTAGCTTGGGCAATGCTTTATACACGAGTGGTACGGTGAGCAATAGCGCGCAGCAGTAGCACTACCGAAGATACTGAAGAAATACCACAGGCACTCCTCCTTTGTGCAAGCTGGCCCTTAGATATATATCGTAGATTTCAAAGAGGTGGAATACGTACGATGACAGAGTATTTTGAACAGATACGCGAACAGGGCAGCACTGACGAGTGCGAGGACGATAGTAGCCATCATGGCCGCGAATCGTTCGCTGCCGACGGGTGGACTGAAACGAAACATCATGTTCAACAAGGGTTCCATTATTACCTCTGTCACACGAGCAGTCTTCAATAATCATTGAAATCAATGggcattgaacatgcgcgtagcgccaccccGTGTGTACCGTGTGAACCTATCagagagcattggatccaatgctctccGATAGGTTCACACCTGACACACTTGGGGACGCTAGACGCACGTTCAATGATCATTAGTTTCAATGATAATTGGAGACCACACGTGTGACAGGATGTAAGTCGCTGAAGTAGCACTTACAAGAAACCGAATTCCCTGTTTGAAACGGAATGGGAAGACAAGGATTAGCTAGAACTCAACGTCTGCTATGAACCATATATATCTTCGTTATGTGTAAACAGCACCAGTATACCCTTCAGAACTCACGGgatgttaaaggagcatggaagggtTAAAAAAAGTATATCAGGAGGAGTAGAAATTGGGATTGCAAGTCATGGGGTATGTGCTGTAATA from Ornithodoros turicata isolate Travis chromosome 4, ASM3712646v1, whole genome shotgun sequence encodes the following:
- the LOC135391716 gene encoding mucin-2-like isoform X2; its protein translation is MLAPASNQRGLVWRDPPMNSPPHSPARTSPEPAQIAPGVPPDATQVIAPQGPTTSQGLPGYVYSYYPSSVQPAARVQFPAHLLSPLSPATTDQVLSRSTIQSAPTDQLATTVQGTELSGSKLSRQNITFSPGTEFSPPTRSLMTGTSTAGASAGTTLDSTAFRTTVTSGAITSPTSATDPLVRAGQPEEDIVLVPESREKMVVLLMSLILALISATLFTMLFKIITQRAEGGGVGLTGKG
- the LOC135391716 gene encoding mucin-2-like isoform X1, with the translated sequence MLAPASNQRGLVWRDPPMNSPPHSPARTSPEPAQIAPGVPPDATQVIAPQGPTTSQGLPGYVYSYYPSSVQPAARVQFPAHLLSPLSPATTDQVLSRSTIQSAPTDQLATTVQGTELSGSKLSRQNITFSPGTEFSPPTRSLMTGTSTAGASAGTTLDSTAFRTTVTSGAITSPTSATDPLVRAGQPEEDIVLVPESREKMVVLLMSLILALISATLFTMLFKIITQRAEGGGVGLTGITGISSVRRTTAGGEITFEEAVRPLRSGRRSS